ggctgggtgggcgagcccagagagtagtggtgaatggagttaaatccagttggtggccagtcacgagcggtgttccccagggctccgttttggggccagccttgtttaatatctttatcgatgatctggatgaggggattgagtgcaccctcagtaaatttgcaaatgacaccaagtggctggaaagcggcctggccgaaaaggacctgggggtgttggtcaacagccggctgaacatgagccagcagtgtgcccaggtgtccaagaaaaccaacagcatcctggcttctatcaggaatagtgtggccagcaggagcagggaggtgattttgtccctgtactcggcactggtgaggccgcacctggaatactgtgtccacttttgggtccctcaatacaagaaagacattgaggtgcgggagtgtgttcagagaagggcaacggagctggggaagggtctggagcacaggccttctgaggagcggctgagggaactggggttgtttagcttagagaagaggagtctgaggggagaccttatcgctctctacagctccctgaaaggaggttgtagtgaggtggctgttggtctcttctcccatgtagttagtgataggacgagaggaaatgggcttaagctgtgccaggggaggtttaggttggaaattaggaaaaatttcttcatggaaagggtggtcaggcattggaacaggctgcccagagaggtggtggagtcaccatccctggaagtgttcaaacaacgggtagatgtggcactttgggacatggtttagtctagtctacccttaattggtttagtgtggatgtGGTAATGataggttactggttggactggatgatcttaaaggtcttttccaacctaaatgattccatgattctatgattctatgattctatgattctatgattctatgattctatgattctatgtttcttgctttgcctctcttgcttttctgcaaagcaaatggcCTTCTGGAGCCCACACCCACCCGCTGCTACCCCAGTACAGCTCCAGACACAGCAAGACCAAAACCCTTCCTCAAGAGCTGACGGGGCTGCTGATGCCTCACCGCCTCCTGCCTCTCCGGCCACTTTTGGGCAGAGACACAGCAAGGCAAGGCCTGATGGtcactggcagcagagcagccacggATGACTTCCTCAGTTCCCAGGGACGGTGCCCAAAAGACGAGCCACCACAGCGTGTGAAACCCTCCCATTCCTCTGTGAAAGGAGAAGGGTCTCCTTGTGCCCTCACCTGCTTCCACCCCTCAGCAAGACCCTTCCCCTTTGGCACCTTGGGGAGTGTCCACAGAGGGAAGGACCACATGGAGGCCAGGCCTGAgtgcagcagaactttaatgagGCTAAAGAGGGAAACAAAGTCACTCTGAGTGGAggacagcagtgcagggagccTAGAGCCTGCAGTCCTTGTGCATGGAGAGTTCTTGCATGATGTCCGTCTGCCTGTGCCATACAAGGGAGAGGAGCCAGATGGTCCCCACCAGGCTGGCTTTGGTGGGACCTTGCTGCCAAGGggatacaaagcaaaaaaagaaaaggggaaacaaggCAAAACCATTCAGCTATACTGAAAACACCTCCGAAATCCCGATCCCCTGTGTATTACCATGTTCTGAGTTCCTCAAGGTGTGTTCCTGGGGCATTCCCAGCAACTTTAACAGGGAAGGCACATTCTGCCACAGTAGCGGCTGGTAATGCCAGAGAGGCCAAAGcccccagaggagatgggcactccctcagagctgaggatgctgccaacagcagcagaggtggaggagcccacaacggtgttctgcgggaaggagctgaggatgggtccaggcagggtcaccaccacgggggagggctcaatgacgacggtggagttctggcactgcctgacacagggctcgttgcagctgttggccagtggggtcgggccgcagggccggcagggcaggcacgggctgtagcaggacatgtctctgggctggagatgcacctgggagagaagcagggaggaagcagagcacaagGGTGGGTGATGAGCAGCCTGGttacacagtgacaaaggaggCAAGGCCACAATTCAGTGGTGAGAGGGATACGCTAGGCGCCACATGGTCTCCATTACCCTacaaagagcagcctggcccagggaCACTCTCTCCTAATTCATGAGCCAAAAGACCCCACAGCCacatcccagcctctctctaaccagaccttctccccacttccctctcccatgaccagaagatctgaaatgcagcaaagcacagagccAATTTCAGCTGAGAGGTCCATCAGGGAGAGATCTCAGTTtggaagaggagaaggggcttcagactcacctggttgccaagcagaaggaggcaagagaagtggatgagagagcAGGCACTTGCGCTGCCTTTTATACCTGCCCTTCATTGCCGCAGGACCAGAGGCACCCGCGGCAGAGGTAGCAATTCTCGGACAAGCTCATCTTGAATGCAAACCAGCGCAGCTAATGACAtgggctgtgctttggtttcctgcactgatgccttttcatttccagatttgtgCCATGCCCATTTCCCAGGAAAGAATTCTTCTGAGCCCTCGGATGAAAGGCCCCAGCATTTGTaggacaggaatgcagcagtgctggcagaagtctcagctCAAGTGCTGGATGAGTCCAGGGCAGGCAAGTGATGTCAGCCTGGGTCACTGCGGTGGGGCTGTTTGCAGTGGTGTTCTGAGGAAGAAGGTCCAGCTGTCCTCAGGTGAACACCGTGGGCTCCCATGCATGAGGACGTCCTATGTCC
The sequence above is a segment of the Pelecanus crispus isolate bPelCri1 chromosome 18, bPelCri1.pri, whole genome shotgun sequence genome. Coding sequences within it:
- the LOC142595176 gene encoding feather keratin Cos1-1/Cos1-3/Cos2-1-like, encoding MKGRYKRQRKCLLSHPLLLPPSAWQPDMSCYSPCLPCRPCGPTPLANSCNEPCVRQCQNSTVVIEPSPVVVTLPGPILSSFPQNTVVGSSTSAAVGSILSSEGVPISSGGFGLSGITSRYCGRMCLPC